In Hyperolius riggenbachi isolate aHypRig1 chromosome 1, aHypRig1.pri, whole genome shotgun sequence, the genomic window GGAGAATGAAAGGATAGATCTTTGCAGCCTGGAGATGGTGTGATTGATTCACAGAGGCTGCCTCTATCTGCCGACAGAGGACACAGGATTGACTCGCAGAAAacagcagcagctgcagagaTGAGCAGTGACATGCTGGGGCCTGGGGCGCAACAGGACTCTGGCGTGAGTACCTGCCAGCACCTGGAGCACGTACGGACCGGGCCCCTCCCACCCGCGggaccggtcgccatggcgaccactgCGACCGTGGGCCCTACGCCAGTGGCTCTGAACTGTGTCATTCAGCTAAGACAGTACAACATGAAATCtaattttttagcttttaaacagaATATAAAACTGCAGGATTCTAAAAAAGTTACTTTCAGGGGtagaaggatagatacagttgttttttttctgttatttTCAGTTGCTTTAATATACAAATCacagtatattatattatatgaGAAAAAGGATTGCTAATATTACAAGTTTATCTGCTaattgtaacaattggtgtcagcacgcagagagaatctgattattggtgatctgcagtatcaccaagaatgcagatatatacccgattattgatgatctgcagaatcaccgataatcagatatattgctaacctctggacacctatgatatgtgagtgtttggtgtaacagtaatactttgagtgatgcacctgctgagcaggcgatATACAGTAAAGAGATACtgctctgggagcacaggaaccttccagcagcctgagactctccaaggggtggagtcaggctggagacaggaagggccagagagtgagtgacacctaaaggtggatgccactatctgatctggagactatctcttaaggggagagatagctctcgaggtcgggcacgccgggtcggcaacacactgacagataaaatacaaagacagaaggctgattcggaatccaagtcaagcagggtctggcaacggaatatcagatatacgaggtaccgaatcagaagacagaggagtagtcagaaaagctataagtcataacataaatcaaacaatgcctattctgggtgcgaggtccttggtctcagcaccccggaactagtctgaaagataacacagatggtagtacagttccctaagctgggtgtgaggtccttggtctctacaccctggaactagcttgaagtacaacacagatgataacacagttccctaagctgggtgtgaggtccttggtctctacaccctggaactagcttaagcataaacagaatacaattcaaataatctggctaagtgtgaattcccaggtccacctggttcaaacacactgaggatctgactaggtctgagtgcttccacgtagtgatcacaacggcagacaacttgcaagtgaccagcaggaactatatatggagtagtgctctccagcaccacccctaattgatcaaccaatagtatcctgctctggagtcagctgattggcgtgatcagctgactctctctgcccagtataagaattctgcctctcagcgcgcgcgtgtattcctaagcctatgtgcactaacagactcagccacaccagacacacgctgccgcgtgcaaaccgccgcgcgggacgcggaaccagccgcctgactgttgttgcatgcggcggcttttccgcgttgtgccctgctaccagacgcacgcttccgcgtgcaaaccgccgcactggacgcggaatcagccgcctcctcagtagcacacgcggcggcttttccgcgatctttcACACTAATACTCTGTTATCATTATTAAAACACAGCCACTCCTGTACTACATTTTTTCATCTTCATCTTGTATCTTCGTCTTTATCATTtttggtccttattcaatttatttcctcctttaaagtgtacctgaggtgacatgtgacatggtgagataaacatgtgtaagtacagtacaaaacatattaataaccaggctgttttgcttaatttattttgctgcctgaaagagttcatttctaggcatggaagtgacagcttctgtcttgtcaggaatatagtaaagatcactgataagcaaattacagccataaaagtttttctggcagCATACAACTGAGGGCAGGGGAAGAGATAGaataaggtcaatagttcatgtattttcactctgggacacttagtaaactgctactgattagagacagtaaaaccttcaacctactttgtaaatgtttaaaaataaaagcaaATTCTGGGATACTTCAAAAAGTCATATTTAGGAGTAAGAGGATAGATATCCTATTATTTATttcaacagtttattttcacctcgggttcactttaagtgatattttcacactttatcaacaTAATGCTTttcaagtcaccagcaagcaagaaaatactcaggataattttggcagtactttttcaccaactttggcgtacatttttcagttgcagagctgaaaatttattttaaacagtagattaaatgatctcctaggagagacgAGGATTGAATAAGTGCCTTTGTATCTGGAAATCAGAATAGGTTTGATGCATGCTGAGCTGGCTTGTGCTACAGACATGGGTTTAGTGGTCCTGTATACCGACATAAATCCCACATACATCACCGTCAGGCCAGTCATGTGACTGAGAGACCCAGTGAAAGTTATTGTTCTCTTTCAGTAGTGCAGGTAAAGCATTGAGTCACTGATAAAAGCAAAAAAAGACCCAGACAATAGTAACACTGTACACTGAACAATCTATACTATACTGTACAGGAGAATAGCTCGTCATTCTGATGACTGGGCAGAACGGCAGTATGGGACCCTTCACACGGCCTATATAAAGGCCATTTACTAGTGGCAGACTATACGGAGCTCACTGACAAGCCGAGAACCATGGGAAAGGTAAGGTCAACAAATGAGGGGTGAAAGTGAATtttcacagctttttttttatcttgtccTGTTCTGTATTATGCCTGAAAAAGAAACTTAAAGCGTacatgaagtgacatgtgacatgatgagcagggctggttctctcctgaagcaaggaaaaacatttgcatcaggcggcagagattacagggacagcatgtttgtactgtgaagAGGTGTGTAGTCCAGAGGAGTCTGAAAGACTTCCTACGGATACAGGAAAAAtgcagagagagaccaggagcccccttaatatgtagtatattaatgtcaggttctggataaatacaaagtgatgaggtgctcacaaaggtgggttgcaagaacagcaaccacagtataaaaacCAGTGAGGAAATCCCCACTCAGGCTCTTTGTCTTCAAATGTGTGGGTCACTCTCCAGAAAACGACGATAGTTTGGGTACACAAAACAAGCAATTGACAGCAACCTCTAATAGCTagggggctgtaaacaatatcactgggagggagaaggtgccccaaaaaataagaagaaggggcaacgccaatataggtaatacattttaataatcagacacaaaaaTGATAACGCGTTTCGTGGatcacagtccgcttcctcagatgaaATAAAGCAGTGTTGAATAAAGTTCTAAAATTCTAATTTTCACACGATAGCAATGTATACTTGTGAAGATTATTATTTCCTCCCGTGTGGACATGGGATTGCAGTGGGGCCCAGCCAGGGGCTTTGGGagaccctccctctccctctgcccagccacaagtgcagccaattagcaaacaaACCCTCCCGGTTTTCACACAAAAACAGTGCCTGATACCTTCTCTGCCAATTTACTAGAAAATTACTAGCATCTTCACCGAACATCCTCTGCTCTTCCCCACAAGTACACCATTGTAATTGTCACAgagccccggcaaagcatctttgaagctcccgcTGGGGATCCTCATTGATTCACTATCTGAACAATTTGCATTGGTCTAGACAGTGGACCTTGCGCTTGTGctgtagcacagagccacttgtACATGGCGGGAAAAGCAGTGTGGCCATGCTTGTTCATGTACGGGAGCATAGCCTGGAGAACATATTCAACAAACCCTTCAGAGGGGTTTAGAGGGTTCAATCACTGGATCAGTGGGGTGGAGgatgatgggggaagcctctaggcTATCCTGAGGCTTCACACTATCGAGGTAAGTATTCACATTTCTTTCCTTGTTTagtttcaggtaccctttaagccaagtacaaaaatacataaaggacagtgaagaaagagagagacatgGGCAGACAATTTTGAAGAGGTGGCTTTTGAGAGATTGTTTTTATGGTAGAAGCATGTCCAACGGTATGGTAGATCAACTGAGAGAGCGGAACAGCACTAGGAAAATATCACAGCTACATAAGGACGACTAACTACAACAAAAATATATATTACTTAATTATGTCCTATGTCTGTTTCACAGATCACTTTCTTTGAGGACAAGAACTTCCAGGGACGTTCCTATGAGTGTCATGCCGAATGTCCTGACCTGTCCTCCTTCTTCAGACGCTGCAACTCCATCCGGGTGGAAGATGGGAACTGGATCCTGTATGAGCAGCCCAACTACAGAGGACACCAGTATTTCCTCCACAGAGGAGAATATCCTAACTTCCAGCAATGGATGGGATACAACGATTCCATCAGGTCTTGTCGCCTGAGCCCCCAGGTAAGAAAAAGCAGTTTGCTGACTGTCATACATCGCTTGACAATGGATTTCACTTGGTGCCGCCTTTTCATGATTGTCTTAGTCCAGGCTTGGGCAAACCTTACGTGGCCTGCTGTGGACCACGGGCCACATTCCTAAaatctcttcctccctccctgaaGAGACGTGAGCGGGGGATAAGAGtgggttaaaactcacctgattGCCGATTCCAGCACCACCTCTCCATggccacagggtgtcatgtgaggGGGAGGAGAGTGAATATGGCCACCTATTGGCTGTCCAGATTTACAGCACACGCTGGACAGATCCGGCCTCTGGACTGCAGGTTTCACATCGCTAACTTAGTCGGTTGAGCTCATCTTTATTGGACTACTGCACTGGATAAGATAGTAGACAGTTGGTGGAAAATGATCAGATACTCAGATACTAttgaagggctggtgcacaccaagagcgcttctgagcacttttaaaaatgccaGCAATTTGGAAAGCGCTTGGCtactgtatttgaatgggatggagcacaccagagcgatgtaatTTTTTCCCAAACGCTAACGCGAGTCCTGCAGCATCTCTGCCGATATCTGAGGcgaatcagcctcaatgttaagtacagaaaaatggaaaattgctctgaaaagcgctaggtcagagcgattttccaagcggttttgttacagaagctgttccgttacagctctactgtaacaaaaaataaaaaacgctacacaaaaacgctccaaaaatctctaggcatgcttagaaaatcgctaggctcaTGCTTAGACTCACCTAGGAAAATCACGTCACAAAgcgctgagcatttgcgattacgctagcgctttttggtgggcACTGGCCCTAAatggtgtttttgtgtgtgtggtgtttattTTATTCTAGGCTTGGTAGGGAATAAGGTTGGGGCATAACTGCAAATCATAGGGCCCCGCTGAAAAAATCTCATGGATCTCCCCTCCACTCGTTCCACCACACCTAACTAGCCAGCGTTCCCCCCACAAAAATATACATAATTAGTCAGCATTTACCacacaaaacatatatatatatatatatatatatatatatatatatatatagtatatacacaggttatatatatacacagtatatatatataattaggcAGTATTttccattaaagtgtacctaaaactgaaaactatgaaaaaagttaaaatacTTACCTCGTGTCTCTTCTTGGTTTGGCTTCATCATGGCTGTCTTTAAGAATGTGTCATGCAAGACGTCATTATTATAGACATAATTGTTAATATCATCatcatactattattatttttcttttctacCCTTAAATTGATTGATGTTATTCTAATATTTCTTATTTTACCAGCACCAAGGCTCCTTCAGAGTGAGGATCTATGAGAGGGAAGACTTTAGAGGTCAGATGATGGAGTTCTCTGAAGATTGTCCTCAGGTCTATGAACGCTTCCGCTCTAATGACATCCACTCTGTCCAAGTACAAGATGGTTTCTGGATGTTCTATGAGGAGCCCAGCTACAGGGGGCGCCAGTATTACCTGAGACCCGGAGAGTACAGGAGATACACTGATTGGGGAGCTTCAACTCCCAGAATCGGTTCCTTCAGACGTGTCCATTATTCCTACTAATGTAGGACAAATATGACCACTAGTt contains:
- the LOC137532411 gene encoding gamma-crystallin-3-like isoform X2, translating into MGKITFFEDKNFQGRSYECHAECPDLSSFFRRCNSIRVEDGNWILYEQPNYRGHQYFLHRGEYPNFQQWMGYNDSIRSCRLSPQHQGSFRVRIYEREDFRGQMMEFSEDCPQVYERFRSNDIHSVQVQDGFWMFYEEPSYRGRQYYLRPGEYRRYTDWGASTPRIGSFRRVHYSY
- the LOC137532411 gene encoding gamma-crystallin-3-like isoform X1 produces the protein MSVSQITFFEDKNFQGRSYECHAECPDLSSFFRRCNSIRVEDGNWILYEQPNYRGHQYFLHRGEYPNFQQWMGYNDSIRSCRLSPQHQGSFRVRIYEREDFRGQMMEFSEDCPQVYERFRSNDIHSVQVQDGFWMFYEEPSYRGRQYYLRPGEYRRYTDWGASTPRIGSFRRVHYSY